The region ATCGCGCGATGCCCACGGTGAACAGGGTGTCGAAGATCCTCGCGCCGGCCGGGCTGCCGTCGACGAGCGCACGGCCCAGATAGGTTGCTACATCCGGGTTTTCGGAGAACAGGGCGCTGACCCTGTCCCCGATCTCGACGACCGAATCGACGGGCGGCTCCGACAGCGGCTGCGACATCGTCGCGGTGAGAAGCCGCAATACGTACTCGTCGACGGCCTTGATCAAGCCGGCCTTGGTGGCAAAGTGGTGCTGCACCAGCCCCAGCGACACACCCGCCGCCGCGGCGACGCCGCGCATGGTGGTTGCCGCCGCGCCGTGCATGGCGAAGCTGTGCAAAGCCGCGGTCCGGATTCTGTCGATGTTGCGCGGTTCTTCCGCGCCTGTCCGGCCTGCCTGTGCCACCACAACGACCACCGTAGACAACCCCCGCCACCTGCCGAAGTCGAC is a window of Mycolicibacterium chubuense NBB4 DNA encoding:
- a CDS encoding TetR/AcrR family transcriptional regulator, which produces MVAQAGRTGAEEPRNIDRIRTAALHSFAMHGAAATTMRGVAAAAGVSLGLVQHHFATKAGLIKAVDEYVLRLLTATMSQPLSEPPVDSVVEIGDRVSALFSENPDVATYLGRALVDGSPAGARIFDTLFTVGIARWQQRLERGELRPDVDITWAAINGLVLALGAISLRPHLDRHLAEPLLAPAQLQRWQRAVDTLLREGLFRRPDGE